In the genome of Paracoccus tegillarcae, one region contains:
- a CDS encoding MupA/Atu3671 family FMN-dependent luciferase-like monooxygenase, which translates to MSKFSAILVGNEALLRHATEVLLERGHSVAAIITRNPELRSWAEGAGLRVEDQDAGVPADGPVADWLFSVANLSILKPGMLARGRRGAINFHDGPLPAMAGVNVPVWAIAEGNTRHAITWHLIAEGIDTGDILASREFDIDAEETALTLNAKCFAHGAESFAEIVSDIEKDSLQPAPQGDGARSYYARDQRPEAAAMLDLRQPAGELLTLVRALDHGDYWNPLSVPKLAIDADRVALIAAAQMAEGSGVPGTVLSRDGDSVTVAVGQGALRLMLKPGQGELPDRLPVLDDAERAELQAMSVLAAKSDGFWRKQLGRTELGRADADRGTWASLPLGGQLGPDAAAAALALFSRRGSGGAISVALRPADHPETKAILADWVPLTVTPAGKLSEFSAALSKSIDDLSARGPFAADLLQRAPELHGATAPEIGLDLAGRGAIPDTAMTLSLTPEGAVLHHDTALLDSDEAQRLADRLSRALVAAGDTDVTAIGALDPASRDELLTRRNDTAAAFDEACIHTLIARTAGQDGAATALVFEDRSLSRAELEAASNALAHQLLAQGVSPDQPVGLFARRGPELIIGALAILKAGGAYLPLDPDYPQDRLTHYLADSGAGIVLVQSGLAGLPAGHGAQLIQISATPPAQDPGAPEVAVGPEHLAYLIYTSGSTGKPKGVMVEHRNVANFFAGMDAVIPHQPGDTWLAVTSLSFDISVLEIFWSLARGLKLVIAGEDSRLAVSGNPAPKSRAAMDFSLFYWGNDDGVGPKKYELLLDGARFADDAGFAALWTPERHFHAFGGPYPNPSVTGAAAAAVTKRLGIRAGSCVVPLHHPARIAEEWAVIDNITGGRAAIAVASGWQPDDFVLRPENTPPKNKQAMIDAVDVLRRLWRGEEVEFAKADGTMHAVRTQPRPVSPELPIWVTVAGNPETWRDAGRLGANVLTHLLGQSVDVVEERIKDYHAALREAGHDPADFKVTLMLHSYLAQDRDTAREVARGPMKDYLRAAAALVKQYAWDFPAFKRPEGMTNPMAIDLGSLSEEEMDGILEFAFIRYFEDSGLFGTVDEAVARVEYLQKIGVGEIACLIDYGIAPDVVKASFPLLGQVAAAFAGADDDVAPGDYSIAAQIRRHTVTHLQCTPSMARVLVTDPAVADEMAGLRCMMIGGEALPPSLVRDLRAVTKAQILNMYGPTETTIWSSVARLAPDQDTTPLGPPIANTQLYVLDDAGEPLGDGEEGELWIGGHGVTRGYWNRADLTDAAFRPDPFVQADRAAPWGARMYRTGDLVRWRSDGQMDFLGRADGQIKLRGFRIELGEIEARLAEQPGVREAVVILRSDASGQGRLLGYVTGEPALDEAHLRAGLQDVLPQHMLPARITRLDAMPQTPNRKIDRKALPDPAAPAAQTAAKAAAPQQASAPQAQTGEDPSQLVHEVWAETLGLSTIAAKDNFFAIGGHSLLAIQLHRVLRDRLAVSGLGVTDVFRFPVFGDYQRHVAGLTGSAQPQKPAAPAAPQPRAESTAPQAGADDPMARRRAMRAQLRQRE; encoded by the coding sequence ATGAGTAAATTCAGCGCAATCCTTGTCGGAAACGAGGCCCTGCTGCGTCACGCGACCGAGGTCCTGTTGGAACGCGGTCATAGCGTCGCAGCGATCATCACCCGCAATCCCGAGCTGCGATCCTGGGCCGAAGGGGCGGGCCTGCGGGTCGAGGATCAGGACGCGGGGGTGCCCGCCGATGGCCCGGTTGCCGATTGGCTGTTCAGCGTTGCCAACCTGTCGATCCTGAAACCCGGCATGCTGGCCCGAGGCCGCCGGGGCGCAATCAATTTTCATGATGGCCCGTTACCGGCGATGGCGGGGGTCAATGTCCCGGTCTGGGCGATAGCCGAGGGCAACACCCGCCACGCGATCACCTGGCATCTGATCGCCGAGGGGATTGATACGGGCGATATCCTGGCCAGCCGCGAGTTTGACATTGATGCCGAAGAAACCGCACTGACGCTGAACGCGAAGTGCTTTGCCCATGGCGCCGAAAGCTTTGCCGAGATCGTGTCGGACATCGAGAAGGACAGCTTGCAGCCTGCGCCTCAAGGCGACGGCGCGCGCAGCTATTACGCCCGCGATCAGCGCCCCGAGGCTGCGGCTATGCTGGATCTGCGGCAACCGGCGGGTGAATTGCTGACATTGGTCCGGGCGCTGGATCACGGTGATTACTGGAACCCGCTATCGGTGCCGAAGCTGGCGATTGATGCGGATCGTGTGGCCTTGATCGCTGCGGCGCAGATGGCCGAGGGCTCGGGCGTGCCCGGCACCGTTCTGTCGCGGGATGGCGACAGCGTGACGGTCGCGGTCGGGCAGGGTGCGCTGCGCCTGATGCTGAAACCGGGGCAGGGCGAGTTGCCGGATAGATTGCCGGTTCTGGATGATGCCGAACGCGCAGAGTTGCAGGCGATGTCGGTCCTTGCCGCCAAGTCCGATGGGTTCTGGCGCAAACAACTTGGCCGCACCGAGCTTGGCCGCGCCGATGCTGATCGCGGCACATGGGCCAGCCTGCCCTTGGGTGGCCAATTGGGACCGGATGCCGCCGCCGCTGCGCTGGCGCTGTTTTCACGGCGGGGATCGGGTGGCGCGATCTCGGTTGCCTTGCGTCCCGCTGATCACCCTGAAACCAAAGCGATCCTTGCCGATTGGGTGCCGTTGACCGTTACGCCCGCCGGCAAACTGTCTGAATTTTCCGCCGCCTTGTCGAAGAGCATTGACGATCTCAGCGCGCGCGGCCCGTTTGCCGCTGATCTTCTGCAGCGCGCGCCCGAATTGCACGGTGCCACCGCGCCCGAAATCGGTCTGGATCTGGCCGGGCGCGGCGCGATACCCGACACGGCGATGACGCTCAGCCTGACGCCGGAAGGCGCAGTTCTGCACCATGACACAGCGCTGCTCGACAGTGACGAGGCACAGCGATTGGCGGATCGTCTGTCGCGCGCCCTCGTGGCCGCCGGCGATACCGATGTGACGGCCATCGGCGCGCTGGACCCGGCAAGCCGGGATGAATTGCTGACTCGGCGCAATGACACCGCCGCCGCTTTTGACGAGGCCTGTATTCACACGCTGATCGCCCGAACGGCCGGTCAGGATGGTGCTGCGACGGCGCTGGTTTTTGAGGATCGCAGTCTGTCGCGCGCGGAACTTGAGGCGGCCAGCAACGCATTGGCGCATCAATTGTTGGCCCAGGGTGTCAGCCCTGACCAGCCGGTCGGCCTGTTTGCCAGGCGCGGGCCAGAACTGATCATCGGCGCATTGGCCATCTTGAAGGCCGGCGGTGCCTATCTGCCGCTGGACCCGGACTATCCTCAGGACCGGCTGACGCATTACCTTGCAGATAGCGGCGCCGGAATCGTTCTGGTGCAGTCGGGCCTTGCCGGGCTGCCGGCCGGCCACGGCGCGCAGTTGATCCAGATTTCGGCGACCCCGCCCGCGCAAGACCCCGGTGCGCCAGAGGTGGCGGTCGGGCCGGAACATCTGGCCTATCTGATCTATACTTCTGGTTCGACCGGCAAACCCAAAGGGGTGATGGTCGAACATCGCAACGTCGCGAATTTCTTTGCCGGCATGGATGCGGTGATCCCGCATCAGCCCGGTGACACCTGGCTGGCCGTGACCAGCCTGTCCTTTGATATTTCGGTGCTGGAGATCTTCTGGTCGCTGGCGCGCGGGTTGAAACTGGTGATCGCGGGCGAGGATTCGCGGTTGGCGGTCTCGGGCAATCCAGCGCCCAAAAGCCGGGCCGCCATGGATTTCAGCCTGTTCTACTGGGGCAATGACGATGGCGTTGGCCCCAAGAAATACGAATTGCTGCTGGACGGCGCGCGCTTTGCCGATGATGCGGGTTTCGCCGCATTATGGACGCCAGAGCGGCATTTCCACGCCTTTGGCGGCCCCTATCCCAACCCTTCGGTGACCGGTGCAGCGGCGGCTGCGGTGACCAAGCGCCTTGGTATCCGCGCCGGCAGTTGCGTCGTGCCATTGCATCATCCCGCGCGCATCGCCGAAGAATGGGCCGTGATCGATAATATCACCGGCGGTCGCGCGGCGATTGCGGTTGCCTCCGGCTGGCAGCCGGATGATTTCGTTCTGCGCCCTGAAAACACGCCGCCCAAGAACAAACAGGCGATGATCGACGCGGTTGATGTGCTGCGCCGGTTGTGGCGCGGCGAAGAGGTTGAGTTCGCCAAGGCCGACGGCACCATGCACGCGGTGCGCACGCAGCCCCGGCCGGTCTCACCGGAATTGCCGATCTGGGTGACGGTGGCCGGCAACCCCGAAACGTGGCGCGATGCCGGACGACTTGGCGCGAATGTGCTGACGCACCTGCTGGGCCAGTCGGTCGACGTGGTCGAGGAACGGATCAAGGATTACCACGCCGCATTGCGCGAAGCCGGTCATGATCCAGCTGACTTCAAGGTCACGCTGATGCTGCACAGCTATCTGGCCCAGGATCGTGACACCGCGCGAGAGGTCGCACGCGGCCCGATGAAGGATTACCTGCGCGCCGCCGCTGCGCTGGTCAAGCAATATGCCTGGGACTTTCCGGCCTTCAAACGGCCCGAAGGCATGACAAATCCGATGGCGATAGACCTTGGCAGCCTGTCCGAAGAGGAAATGGACGGCATCCTGGAATTCGCCTTCATACGCTATTTCGAGGATTCCGGTCTGTTCGGCACCGTGGATGAAGCCGTGGCCCGCGTCGAATATCTGCAAAAGATCGGCGTAGGCGAGATTGCCTGCCTGATCGACTATGGAATCGCGCCGGATGTGGTCAAGGCATCCTTCCCACTCTTGGGACAGGTAGCGGCTGCGTTTGCTGGTGCGGATGATGACGTTGCGCCGGGCGATTATTCGATTGCCGCTCAGATCAGACGCCACACGGTCACGCATCTGCAATGTACGCCCAGCATGGCGCGTGTTCTGGTCACCGATCCGGCTGTGGCCGATGAGATGGCCGGCCTGCGTTGCATGATGATCGGCGGTGAGGCATTGCCGCCATCCCTGGTGCGCGATCTGCGCGCTGTGACCAAAGCCCAGATCCTCAATATGTATGGACCGACCGAGACGACAATCTGGTCCTCGGTTGCGCGATTGGCGCCCGATCAGGACACGACACCGCTTGGCCCGCCCATCGCGAATACCCAGCTTTACGTCTTGGACGATGCCGGTGAACCGCTTGGCGACGGCGAAGAGGGCGAATTGTGGATCGGCGGGCATGGCGTGACGCGCGGTTATTGGAACCGCGCTGATCTGACCGATGCCGCCTTCCGTCCTGATCCCTTCGTGCAAGCGGACCGTGCCGCACCCTGGGGCGCGCGCATGTATCGCACCGGCGATCTGGTGCGCTGGCGCAGCGACGGGCAGATGGATTTTCTTGGCCGTGCGGATGGCCAGATCAAACTGCGCGGCTTTCGCATCGAGTTGGGTGAGATCGAGGCACGTCTGGCCGAGCAACCGGGCGTCCGCGAGGCCGTGGTGATCTTGCGGTCCGATGCCTCAGGGCAGGGTCGTTTGCTGGGATATGTGACGGGTGAGCCCGCGCTGGATGAGGCGCATCTGCGTGCCGGTCTGCAAGATGTGCTGCCGCAGCACATGCTGCCGGCGCGGATCACCCGGCTGGATGCGATGCCGCAGACACCCAATCGCAAGATCGATCGCAAGGCACTGCCCGATCCGGCCGCGCCAGCTGCGCAGACAGCCGCCAAAGCGGCTGCCCCGCAGCAGGCGTCGGCACCTCAGGCGCAGACCGGCGAAGATCCGAGCCAGCTGGTCCACGAGGTCTGGGCGGAAACGCTTGGTCTTTCGACAATTGCGGCAAAAGACAATTTCTTTGCCATTGGCGGGCATTCGTTGCTGGCGATCCAGTTGCACCGCGTGTTGCGGGATCGGTTGGCTGTTTCCGGGCTGGGCGTGACAGATGTGTTCCGCTTTCCCGTGTTCGGTGATTATCAACGGCATGTCGCCGGTTTGACCGGCTCTGCTCAGCCGCAGAAACCGGCAGCACCGGCTGCCCCACAGCCCCGGGCAGAAAGCACTGCGCCGCAAGCGGGCGCGGATGATCCAATGGCGCGACGGCGGGCGATGCGCGCGCAATTGCGCCAGCGCGAGTGA
- a CDS encoding 4'-phosphopantetheinyl transferase family protein: MLGPGISCAVVPLGQGNLLPAEAKSMRNAVTARRDEFASGRLALRLAIARAGYDLPADLPILSRADRQPDLPTGLVVSLAHAGGLAIALASCQPGIGLGVDIEPVHAMRPEGLEDSVQPFRFRDSHPDPLAVFCAKETLFKRQFPVTGRMLDFCEVSLAMDAARFAACIPDLGLMRGKWARISGFYLSVSAGNTCKNRHPS; this comes from the coding sequence ATGCTGGGTCCCGGTATCAGTTGCGCCGTGGTGCCGCTGGGGCAGGGCAATTTGCTTCCCGCCGAGGCCAAGTCCATGCGCAATGCTGTCACGGCGCGCCGGGATGAATTTGCCTCGGGTCGTCTTGCTTTGAGGTTGGCCATTGCAAGGGCGGGCTACGATCTGCCTGCCGATCTGCCGATTCTGTCGCGCGCTGATCGACAGCCGGATTTGCCGACCGGTTTGGTCGTGAGTTTGGCCCATGCCGGCGGTCTGGCCATCGCGCTGGCGAGCTGTCAGCCGGGCATCGGCCTGGGTGTCGATATCGAGCCGGTTCATGCGATGCGCCCCGAAGGATTGGAAGATAGCGTTCAACCCTTTCGGTTTCGCGACAGCCATCCCGATCCGCTGGCTGTGTTTTGCGCCAAGGAGACGCTGTTCAAGCGCCAGTTCCCAGTGACGGGCCGGATGTTGGACTTCTGTGAGGTGAGCCTGGCGATGGATGCGGCGCGCTTTGCCGCCTGCATCCCTGACCTTGGCCTGATGCGTGGAAAATGGGCGCGAATCAGTGGTTTTTACCTGTCTGTAAGCGCCGGAAATACCTGCAAGAATCGGCACCCCTCCTGA
- a CDS encoding sugar transferase, whose translation MKYYPDILVASGSSEAVPAAACGPVSGPYSRFFKRPLDIMLVLLALPLLLPIVIGVLVLIVYDGGSPFYTQTRLGKSGRHFRMWKFRSMVANADQQLEAYLASDPAARQEWDSTQKLKQDPRITRIGRFIRKSSLDELPQLWNVLRGDMSIIGPRPMMVEQAVHYPGADYYHMRPGVTGLWQITDRNDSTFAERATFDAEYARTLSLRNDTMILRKTFGVVLRCTGY comes from the coding sequence ATGAAGTACTATCCTGACATCCTGGTAGCATCGGGCTCTTCCGAAGCGGTACCAGCAGCGGCGTGCGGCCCGGTTTCCGGACCCTACAGTCGCTTCTTTAAACGGCCCCTCGACATCATGTTGGTGTTGTTGGCCCTTCCGCTCCTCCTTCCAATCGTCATCGGCGTGTTGGTCTTGATTGTGTATGATGGCGGCTCGCCTTTTTATACGCAAACGCGCCTCGGCAAGAGTGGCCGGCATTTCCGCATGTGGAAGTTCCGCAGTATGGTCGCCAATGCTGATCAGCAACTGGAGGCCTACCTGGCCTCGGATCCGGCGGCTCGGCAGGAATGGGACAGTACCCAGAAGCTGAAGCAGGATCCCCGGATCACCCGTATCGGTCGCTTTATACGCAAGTCGTCGCTCGATGAGCTGCCGCAGCTTTGGAATGTGCTGCGCGGTGACATGAGCATCATCGGCCCTCGACCGATGATGGTGGAACAGGCCGTCCATTACCCGGGCGCTGATTATTACCACATGCGTCCTGGCGTGACCGGATTGTGGCAAATCACCGATCGCAATGACAGCACCTTTGCCGAGCGCGCGACATTCGATGCCGAATATGCCCGTACGCTGTCACTGCGCAATGACACGATGATCCTGAGAAAAACCTTTGGCGTAGTCCTGCGCTGCACCGGCTATTAA
- a CDS encoding glycosyltransferase, producing the protein MTGISIIIAANNESDYIIGCLKALLAQDYQGPAQVIVSANGCTDDTVARAATLTESFAARGWALDIVDWPEGGKAAAINRADDAAVYPTRMYMDADIIVDANMIGALVAALAVDMPRLAGGKLIVAPASSWISRAYGRFWSRLPFMTNNVTAAGLLAVNPAGRARWGRFPQIIADDSYARLQFHEDERLRVASSYLWPLTEGFSRLVRVRRRQDRGGQQIAELYPELLERQGHVRPSVREVVGLAFRDPLGFAVYATVSLAVRTKRGGTEWSRGR; encoded by the coding sequence ATGACGGGCATTAGCATTATTATCGCCGCAAACAATGAGTCTGATTATATTATAGGCTGCCTGAAAGCACTATTGGCACAAGACTATCAAGGCCCGGCGCAGGTGATTGTCTCGGCCAATGGCTGCACGGATGATACCGTGGCTCGCGCCGCCACTTTGACAGAGAGTTTCGCGGCTCGTGGCTGGGCGCTGGATATTGTTGACTGGCCAGAAGGCGGCAAGGCAGCTGCAATAAATCGCGCCGACGACGCAGCGGTTTATCCGACGCGTATGTACATGGATGCCGATATCATCGTGGATGCCAATATGATTGGCGCCCTGGTCGCGGCACTTGCCGTCGACATGCCCCGCCTTGCCGGTGGCAAATTGATCGTTGCTCCTGCCAGCAGCTGGATTTCGAGGGCCTACGGACGTTTTTGGTCCCGGTTGCCGTTCATGACGAACAATGTCACCGCTGCGGGATTGCTTGCCGTGAACCCCGCTGGTCGCGCGCGTTGGGGTCGTTTCCCGCAGATCATCGCCGATGATTCCTATGCCCGGCTGCAATTTCACGAGGATGAGCGCCTGCGGGTCGCATCATCCTATCTCTGGCCCCTGACCGAGGGCTTTTCACGCCTAGTTCGTGTACGCCGACGCCAGGACCGCGGTGGACAGCAAATCGCCGAACTCTATCCCGAGTTGCTGGAAAGGCAGGGCCACGTTCGTCCCTCAGTCCGCGAAGTGGTCGGATTGGCGTTCCGCGATCCCTTGGGCTTTGCCGTCTACGCGACGGTCTCTCTTGCTGTGCGGACGAAGCGCGGTGGAACCGAATGGTCACGCGGTCGTTGA
- a CDS encoding glycosyltransferase produces the protein MNKHVHSVAAVVIGRNEGERLTRCLTSLRGRADPIIYVDSGSTDGSAENATKLGAKVVMLDTTIPFTAARARNAGLRHLTDSGLDQGLVQFVDGDCEVEPGWIDIARDALASDPQLAIVAGRRRERFPEASVYNRLCDAEWDTPIGPAEAVGGDMMARLDALAAIGGFRDDMIAGEEPEMCLRLARAGWRIARLDAPMTLHDADIHRFGQWWRRARRAGHAFAEGNWLHGSKTEAFWQHEVRRAILWGAVIPLIFLVAAIFQGAWALLILLVYPFQIARLAGRLGWSRSLFLTLAKFPEAQGIIEFYLRQLIGRKRRLIEYK, from the coding sequence ATGAACAAGCATGTTCATTCGGTCGCAGCGGTTGTCATCGGCAGAAACGAAGGTGAGCGCCTGACAAGGTGCCTGACCTCGCTGAGGGGGCGTGCAGATCCGATCATCTATGTCGATTCGGGCTCAACGGATGGCAGCGCAGAGAACGCCACGAAACTGGGCGCCAAGGTGGTGATGCTGGACACCACCATACCCTTTACTGCCGCGCGCGCCAGGAATGCCGGGTTGCGCCATCTGACTGATAGCGGGCTGGATCAGGGCCTGGTCCAATTCGTCGATGGGGATTGCGAGGTAGAACCGGGCTGGATCGATATCGCCCGTGATGCGCTGGCGTCTGACCCGCAGTTGGCCATTGTTGCAGGTCGCCGACGCGAGCGGTTTCCTGAGGCCTCGGTCTATAACCGGCTTTGCGACGCGGAATGGGATACGCCGATAGGACCCGCTGAGGCGGTCGGTGGCGACATGATGGCCAGACTGGACGCGCTTGCGGCGATCGGCGGCTTTCGCGACGATATGATTGCCGGTGAAGAGCCAGAGATGTGCCTGCGGCTGGCGCGTGCTGGCTGGCGTATCGCACGACTGGATGCACCGATGACGCTGCATGATGCCGATATTCACCGATTTGGCCAATGGTGGCGTCGCGCTCGCCGCGCCGGTCATGCCTTTGCCGAAGGAAACTGGCTACACGGTTCAAAAACCGAAGCGTTCTGGCAACACGAGGTGCGCCGCGCCATCCTGTGGGGTGCAGTCATCCCGCTTATTTTTCTCGTTGCGGCAATATTTCAAGGGGCATGGGCGCTGCTGATACTGCTGGTTTATCCGTTTCAGATTGCCCGTCTCGCCGGACGGCTTGGCTGGTCGCGCAGCCTGTTTCTCACCTTGGCCAAATTTCCCGAGGCACAGGGCATAATCGAATTTTATCTGCGTCAGCTAATCGGGCGAAAACGTCGCCTAATCGAATATAAATAA
- a CDS encoding chromosome partitioning protein has product MDIGGRFSVLRTRLLQEMGRQGARRLGVCPISDGAGATYVAANLALATARLSHLDVLLVDLALGHPTMGVQLGLSGHPDFVPYLRGDGGQASDLMMRIESEGNLNCLLPDRPTDRGAEILQDERARERIGQLVESSDCDIAIFDLSPVLRTDEGLAALPMMDAILLVADGRAGTGRDVADCQRLMADMPPLLGVVLNKAELLG; this is encoded by the coding sequence ATGGATATCGGTGGGCGCTTTTCTGTGCTGCGAACACGGTTGCTGCAAGAGATGGGCAGGCAGGGCGCGCGACGGTTGGGGGTTTGCCCGATCAGTGACGGTGCCGGCGCGACCTATGTCGCCGCCAATCTTGCGCTGGCAACGGCGCGGCTTTCGCATCTGGACGTGCTGCTGGTCGATTTGGCACTGGGGCATCCGACGATGGGGGTGCAGCTTGGTCTTTCCGGTCATCCAGATTTCGTACCCTATCTGCGCGGCGATGGCGGTCAGGCCTCCGATCTGATGATGCGGATCGAGAGCGAGGGAAACCTGAATTGTCTGTTGCCCGATCGCCCGACCGACCGGGGCGCCGAGATCCTTCAGGACGAGCGCGCGCGTGAGCGGATCGGACAGTTGGTCGAAAGCTCGGATTGCGATATTGCCATCTTCGACCTGTCACCTGTACTGCGCACGGATGAGGGGCTGGCCGCCCTGCCGATGATGGACGCGATTTTGCTGGTGGCCGATGGCCGTGCCGGCACCGGCCGAGATGTTGCCGATTGTCAGCGCCTGATGGCAGACATGCCCCCGCTTTTGGGTGTGGTGCTGAACAAGGCAGAGCTGTTGGGATAA
- a CDS encoding GumC family protein, which translates to MGPIQSLADVWSLIRRRLPLIMTVLIIGLLWALYVAITSPSSYEARAIIQVNAPVLSDPLTRSAPPASLRMQQIEQRLMSRGNLVRLIDNYNLFAEMEGIPDSTKLEIMRENTRIQSVAASGGGMDSVTNLSSIIVSARAGTAQTAADIANDLANDVVNSDRRDREARIAEADQFLSAELTRVERDLDIQDRNLATYSSLNEDSMPESRTFLQTEQVSLTDRQAATEQALMDLQRERLLLERTDATADNASIVQQLRGAELALAQARRTLPAGHPEIQRLERTVSAITRGETDTVSTGIGPQLSLIDSQVRKLEDDIEQIRARRLEIDVARNRSGEVLQAYQQMQRDRQNTQDQFADLSRRLAEIESLRLLSQNDQTENMVILEPAVAPEFPVASNRKRSAILGAFGSFAIAAGMALLLDLLNPVLRNTTQFEAITGLRPVIALPYRASESDRFRRTVALTYVVVISVIGLILALWMIDLMPAWLRNMLPPSIKA; encoded by the coding sequence GTGGGTCCGATTCAATCCTTAGCCGATGTCTGGTCGCTGATACGGCGGCGTTTGCCGCTGATCATGACGGTTCTGATCATAGGCCTGCTCTGGGCGTTGTATGTGGCGATCACGTCGCCCTCGTCTTACGAGGCGCGGGCGATCATCCAGGTCAACGCACCTGTACTTTCTGATCCGCTGACGCGGTCTGCACCACCAGCCTCGCTGCGCATGCAACAGATCGAGCAGCGCCTGATGTCGCGGGGCAACCTTGTGCGTCTGATAGATAATTACAATCTGTTTGCCGAGATGGAGGGAATACCGGATTCAACCAAGCTGGAAATCATGCGCGAGAACACGCGGATCCAAAGCGTTGCGGCCTCGGGTGGTGGCATGGACAGTGTCACCAACCTGTCATCCATCATCGTGTCGGCGCGGGCCGGAACGGCGCAGACAGCGGCCGATATCGCAAATGACCTTGCCAATGATGTGGTTAACAGTGATCGCCGTGATCGCGAGGCGCGCATTGCCGAGGCAGACCAGTTCCTCTCAGCCGAGTTGACGCGTGTCGAACGCGATCTGGATATTCAAGACCGCAATCTGGCGACCTATTCCAGCTTGAACGAGGACTCTATGCCCGAGTCCCGCACCTTTCTACAGACCGAGCAGGTCAGCCTCACCGATAGGCAAGCTGCTACCGAACAGGCGCTGATGGATCTGCAGCGTGAACGCCTTTTGCTGGAACGGACCGATGCGACCGCCGACAATGCGTCGATTGTGCAGCAGTTGCGCGGTGCTGAACTGGCACTGGCTCAGGCCCGGCGGACGCTGCCAGCGGGGCATCCCGAAATCCAGCGCCTCGAGCGGACGGTAAGTGCTATCACAAGGGGTGAGACCGATACGGTTTCCACAGGAATTGGGCCTCAGCTCAGTCTGATCGACTCCCAGGTTCGCAAGCTGGAGGACGATATCGAACAGATCCGCGCCCGCAGGCTGGAAATCGACGTGGCCAGAAATCGCTCGGGCGAGGTGCTGCAGGCTTATCAGCAGATGCAGCGCGACCGCCAGAACACGCAGGACCAGTTCGCCGATCTGTCGCGCCGACTGGCCGAGATTGAATCGCTCAGGTTGCTCAGCCAGAATGATCAGACCGAAAACATGGTCATTCTGGAACCGGCTGTCGCGCCGGAATTTCCGGTCGCCTCAAATCGCAAGCGCAGTGCCATTCTCGGGGCATTTGGCAGCTTCGCGATCGCCGCCGGGATGGCGTTGCTGCTCGATCTGCTCAATCCTGTGCTGCGCAATACCACGCAATTCGAGGCGATTACGGGCCTTCGTCCGGTCATCGCGCTGCCCTATCGGGCGTCAGAGAGCGACCGTTTCAGGCGGACTGTGGCCTTGACCTATGTGGTGGTCATTAGCGTCATTGGCCTGATCCTGGCTTTATGGATGATCGACCTGATGCCCGCGTGGCTTCGCAATATGCTGCCGCCATCGATCAAAGCCTAG